From the genome of Thiovibrio frasassiensis:
TTTCGAATTCCCCCACCTATTACGCTTGATGGCCAACAACCAATTTGACACCATCTACCATGAACACTTTTCCTATTTGTCGCTCACTGCGGTCAGCCGCATCCTTGCCAGCAACGGGCTGACCGTGTTTGACGCGGAAGAACACCCCACCCATGGCGGCAGCCTACGCGTCTTTGCCCAACGAAGCGATACTGGGCAGGCACCATATAGCGCCCGGGTAAGAGAGTTACTTCAACACGAAAAGAAAGTTGGCATGCTCACCGCCGCTTATTACTCTGGCTTCCAGGCAACGACAAACAAGGTGAAAAATGATTTTCTCTCCTTTTTGCTGGATGCCAAACGTCAGGGAAAAACCATCGCTGCATACGGTGCTGCCGCTAAAGGCAACACGCTGATAAATTATGCGGGGGTTCGCCCCGACCTGATTTCCTTCGTCGTGGATCGCAACCCACAAAAACAAGGCAAATACATGCCGGGAAGCAGAATTCCCATCGTGGACGAAGCCCTATTACAGGTTACAAAGCCAGACTTTATCGTTATCCTGCCTTGGAATCTTGAGGAAGAAGTCACACAACAGCTTGCATACGTGGACTCTTGGGGCGGCCAATTTGTAACCGTCATTCCTTGCCTGAAGGTAACATGAAATAATGAAATAGCACTCACTTTACACTATATTTTCCTCTGTTGAAGCCGATTCCTGTTTCGGTTTGATTTGCAGATGCCACGCTGAACTGCATTTGTAAACTTACAAATTATGGCGTTGCAGTCCCTGGATTTATAAAGCTAACTCATAACTACCTATAGTCTCAAGTATAGATTCTCTGTATCGTTCGAACAGTCTGGCTGACTCGCGATTTTCAAGAACAAGCCCCTTTATCTCTGCAACATCGTCAAGAGCGTCTTCGTACCGACCGAGTTCGTGAAAACATTTTGAACGACAAGCCAACGCAATTACATGAAATGGATATCGGTCTATCAGCTTATTCAGCTTCGGTATGACATGCGCATAATTCTTCATCCTGAGATTGTAGTTTAGGAAAAAATTCAGTTTAATATTCATGTCATATATGAGATCTGACAGATCCTGCCCAGAAATTTCCTCCGTATCAAATGGTCTTTTCTTGAATCCCTGCGTAGAACTATCCCAGATATTAACTAAATCGTCCTGTGTTAAGGTTCCTCTGCTTAACAGGATGTTAGTCATTTCCGTTTCCGGATAAGGATAGGCAGCAAAAAACGCAATCCAGTCGACCGAGAGATCGCTAATGAATTTGTATGTTTCATGCATCATCTCCTTGGTTTCACCAGGAAAGCCTAGTATGATATTTATACCGGTAAACAATCCCTTCTGCTTCGAATAGCTGACCAAACGAACTGCCTTATCAAGATCCACTCGTTTCTTAATTATTTTGTCTTGAACATGCTTGGAGCCAGACTCAATTGGGAAATAAACTGCCGTTAGACCATGCGCAATCAGGATATCAATCATTTTCTCGTCGAAGACCGCGATTGAAAGCCCCCCCGGAACAACAAGCCTAAAAGACAGGTTCCGCTCCTCAATCTTCGAAAAAAAATCTCGGAAATATTGTTTATCGGCGCCGAATAGATCGTCCAGAATACTGATCGTATTAACTTGAAAGGTAGTGATCAAATACTCGATCTCTGCAACTATCCTGTCGACACTAAAAAAAGAAACCTTCCTTCCGTGAACCTTGTCTGCGGAACAGAACGAACAGCCGAAAGGACAACCTCGGGACATGAATATCATGCCGGTACGTGTACCTTCTTCGTAGGTCGGCGCAGTGGACTCGTTAACAACAAGGTATTCCATGTCTATCAGATCATACGGATATGGGGGAATTGTGTCTAGATTGGTGAGAGTGGGGGCCATGCTTGCAACATTATCAATCCCAGTTACGACGCCCGGAATTTGGGCAGGATTTTTGCCTTCCATCAGGCATTCAAGCAAAATCAAAAAAGAAAGGTCGCCTGGCCCCCTGACGACAAAGTCGATACTTGGATCAGTGATGAGTCCGCGAGTGAAAGTTGTCGCGTGAACCCCTCCTGCAATGATCTTGCTGGTGGGCCATTTATCTTTGCATATATTACTAAGCTGCAAGCAAGATTTATGTCCATTCGAGAAACTGAACGATATGCCGATAAAATCTGGGATAAAGTCCACATTCCCAAGCATAATTTCTATAAACTTATTAAGTTCGATTGGTTCTTTGTTGGGATCGGATATGTGTTTATGTAGATCCATTGAAGCATCAACGATCTGAATTCTGAAACCTGGAAACTTTTGTCGGCACCAAGCGCCTAGCGTCATGATGCCCAATGGATATGAAAGATAAATATTGCTATCGCTACCCTGGTTTACCAACAACTCATTTATTATTTTAGTGGGCGAGCTGAAACCGTTTACAAGTAGTATGTTTTTAATTTCTTTCATATTTGACATCTTCACCTGCCTAAAATATAATAGGAATATATATTTCCATGTTTACTTTACATATAAACAATAAATTAGCAGTCAATATATCAACAAAAAGTTATGAAACCTATGGGATATGACATGCTTACCAGATTATTTACCATGTCATCTTTATTGAATACGGATGCAATTACAACAACTGAGTCTAGCGGAGCAGAAGATAGGCACTCAGGCGATATTATGCTTAGGCCACCAACGGTCTTAAGTTGTTTAGCCGGGTTTTTATCGACAAGATAACGCAAGTTGCAATCTCGTAATCCGGCAAGAGAATACAATGAAAAAAATTCAATCCCAATGCCCCAGACATAGACAGGTCGACCACTCGCTGCCAATTT
Proteins encoded in this window:
- a CDS encoding B12-binding domain-containing radical SAM protein produces the protein MKEIKNILLVNGFSSPTKIINELLVNQGSDSNIYLSYPLGIMTLGAWCRQKFPGFRIQIVDASMDLHKHISDPNKEPIELNKFIEIMLGNVDFIPDFIGISFSFSNGHKSCLQLSNICKDKWPTSKIIAGGVHATTFTRGLITDPSIDFVVRGPGDLSFLILLECLMEGKNPAQIPGVVTGIDNVASMAPTLTNLDTIPPYPYDLIDMEYLVVNESTAPTYEEGTRTGMIFMSRGCPFGCSFCSADKVHGRKVSFFSVDRIVAEIEYLITTFQVNTISILDDLFGADKQYFRDFFSKIEERNLSFRLVVPGGLSIAVFDEKMIDILIAHGLTAVYFPIESGSKHVQDKIIKKRVDLDKAVRLVSYSKQKGLFTGINIILGFPGETKEMMHETYKFISDLSVDWIAFFAAYPYPETEMTNILLSRGTLTQDDLVNIWDSSTQGFKKRPFDTEEISGQDLSDLIYDMNIKLNFFLNYNLRMKNYAHVIPKLNKLIDRYPFHVIALACRSKCFHELGRYEDALDDVAEIKGLVLENRESARLFERYRESILETIGSYELAL
- a CDS encoding class I SAM-dependent methyltransferase, whose product is MKCRHCAAELTVPLVDLGSAPPSNAYITEERLHRSEKWFPLRVLVCDSCWLAQTEDFAGREELFVPDYAYFSSFSTTWLKHTERYVTAMIDRFNLNAHSLVVEVGSNDGYLLQYFKGRGIPCLGIEPTASTATAARERGIAIIEDFFGVNLASAQAAEGKQADLIAANNVLAHVPDINDFVTGFAVLLKPQGVATFEFPHLLRLMANNQFDTIYHEHFSYLSLTAVSRILASNGLTVFDAEEHPTHGGSLRVFAQRSDTGQAPYSARVRELLQHEKKVGMLTAAYYSGFQATTNKVKNDFLSFLLDAKRQGKTIAAYGAAAKGNTLINYAGVRPDLISFVVDRNPQKQGKYMPGSRIPIVDEALLQVTKPDFIVILPWNLEEEVTQQLAYVDSWGGQFVTVIPCLKVT